In the genome of Brachypodium distachyon strain Bd21 chromosome 3, Brachypodium_distachyon_v3.0, whole genome shotgun sequence, the window AACTACACGCGTTAACCGCACAGGGCCACAGGCGCAGCCAGCTGAACCTCCCGATCAAAACGTAATAGCTCAAACAAATTTAAGAGCGCACAAGTCTCCGCACATGCATGAATCGGCACGGCAACTCACACGGTGCGACTGTGCATTAGCAAATCCGTTCTAAAAAATATAAAGCAGAAAACATGTTGTAAAAAAAGTTGATTATAAAGTCCTAATGAACGGCATTTGCTAAAATGTACTTACTGCGAGCATAGCcacacagaaaaaagaaactagtCATCATTTTTGGTGAATAGTCCATGTTTTGATCTCTACCTAACAGCCGATCTAGCGTCCAGAGTTAGAGGAACCATGAATCAAATGTCAAGCATTTAGTTCTGATAGCTTTATAGCTTTGTGTGTGTCACCATGATGTAGTTCGTCGTCCTGGTGTAGATTACTAGTCCAATTTGTCCTCATCTGGGAAGAATCTTATCGTATCAATTTCCGTTGGTTCCGCTCGCATATGAAAGTTGATCTAGCGTCGATAGTAGATGAGACCATAAATCAACGTCCGATGTTTAGTTTTAGTATCTTTGTTAGGTTTGTGTTTCTCTGGTGGTGACATCTTGGCGGTGGATACAATGTCTTACAAACAATGTTGTTTTGACTTCACCCTTGCTCTCGTGTAAGCGTCAACTCCATGTAGCATGTAGTTCTCGTGGCTCTTCTTTCCATGTTGTTAGTAGTCTTCGACCTTCGTCGTCGATTCACTCATTGAGTAATAGTCCCACAATCTTCCTTGACAGGGGTAAACGGAGATGGATCCCTTGATGATCCCACGTCAGAGGATTTGCGTCAGAGGTAATCTCCAGTCATAGTGATACAACATTCTTAGGTTTCCACTTTTAGGAGGACGACTTGAGTGACTTTCCATAAcctttcttaaaaaaaaaaattccaaaaccCGTGAGGTTAGTCCAGTATAATCTAGTGACAAATATGAAGGATAGATGATCTAAAGAAGTTGACTTCATATGATCTTGATGGAGCTTTTAATTTTATCGGGATAGTTGTTGTTTTCTGTCCGTCTCGTTATTCAATCCGTCGGACTTTCTTAAATGAATGTGAGACCATTGTTAAAGACTTTCCAATTAGTCGGCCGTGTGTTCACCCTCTCTGCACTCAAATTGGCACACATGGCCTTGCCTCTTGCAATGCAAAAGACAAAAGTAAATAGGTGCACACGGAACAGAGTCAAACCCAAAATCTTAAGTTCCGTGGCTTGTTGGCATGTGCGTAGCAAAGCAGAGCAAATGTGTTAAACTGGGTCTAATCCCACGTGACAAGTTTTCGAGTACCAAAATTTCAGCAAATCCTTGTCGTCgtgctgtattttttttttcttgtttaacAACCAATCCGGAACAAATGCACCCGATTGGCAAATTGTACacttgctcttttttttcgtaTCATGAAACGCACATATACTAGGATTACAATTTTACAGTGTAACACATGGTCTtcacgcaaaaaaaaaaagtgttagGCTGAATTTAGTCTTATAGAAAAGGTAGAGCAAGAAGCTGAATCTAGTTTCTCTgaaatcaaagaaaaagaaatggctGAATCTAGTCATTTTTACTTATCAGGTTTCAGTTTCAGGTACACCGCACGCTGCCCCATCCTGTCCACGTTAGGCAAGCCTTCAGGTGTGTGGAAGGCTTTCAAAGAAAAAGTTGCACTGGCGTGAAACCTAAACAGATCCGCGGCTGTCCACGAACAGCCGAACAGGAGTGAAGCATCGTCGATCGGGATAACTCTTGGTACCATCTCAGGCGGGATCTCGCTCAGACATCGCAACCATCTTTActcccccccaaaaaaaatgttcaattCACGTGGGAGGACGGTGTCCTTGCCACGCAGCAGAGATGGACAGAAGCATCGTCGTCATACTCGTAATTTCGTACAGCATCTATGAGTGAGTCAGCGTAGGGGTACTAGCGACTGCCAGTGGTCGGGGCCTTGACAGATCTCCAGAGCTAGGCGCAAGGCAggcacccccacccccacaaGCCACAGGAAGATACTCCCCGTTCTCGGGGGAGTACTCTCTCTCACCAACTCCCGGATTCCATTTCGCGACAcgccgcccgcggccgcggcgcatCATTCCTTGCCAGCGGCCTACGCAAATCCCAAATCCCAAACCCCGCGCCGATGGCCAGCCAGCTTGGCCCCAGACGCGCCGCTCTTATACTACGCCGCCAGCCCGGGCAAGCCTTAATCCAACAACACGCTTGTTGATCTCCGTGTGCTGATTCGCGTTTGCCTGCTTGCGGGCGGGGGTGGTGGGAGAAGAAGGTGGCTGGTGGCGGGGCGGAGATGCTGGGGTCGGGGCTGAATCTGGTCACTACGGTGATCGGCTTCGGGATGAGCGCCACCTTCATCGTCTTTGTCTGCGCACGCCTCATCTGCGGACGCGCCGTGCGggccgaggcggaggccgaggccgacgTGGtctcgctcgccgccgcccgagccaTGGTAACGGGCGCGGCGCCGTTCGACTTCGACGTCGAGTTCCGGACCGCGGATCTCGATCGCACGGTGAGGTTCTCTAGTTACTGGTAGCATACTAGTAGCATCTTGTGTAGCTGATTGGTGTGGAATTGGAACTGGAAGCGGAACCGTGTTCAATGGATATCGGCGTGCGCGCTAAATTAGTGTTCAACACCGTTGATACTGGCTTGGAGCCTGGCTTTGTGTATCGATTCattggaagaagaacaacTAAAAAGCGAGCTACAGCAGAGGTTGAAGCCAGTATCCCTCACACTGCGGAGCCTCAGTTTGCCTGTGGCTGCACTGCTCGTTAAATTTTGGCATAGTGACAAGTTCAATTGTGTTCAGCGCAATATATTCCAGTTATCCAGTATGTGAAATGAGATATATGATGAATAGTGGTGGTACCTCATATGAATACATATGATGAAATCGTGGTTCCTTCATTTAATTTCGCTTACCTGGATACAAATGATAGTTCAGTCCAAGTAATTTTGTTGCTAGATGTGCATTGCTGTTTTTTATACTAGCATGTAGTGCTGCTTCCATATTTTGCACTGAATTTCTTCTAGCGGCATTGCTACCTAGCATTTGTTATTCTTCATTCCGTATAATTGTCGGCATATGCTATTTTGACATTTTCTTCTCTACCAACTATCTAGTGAAGTTGGAAGATCCCTAGCTTAACTAAATATAACTTGGGAAAATCTTGAAGAAGTTTATTGCAAATGTATTgttgtttttctaaaaattatGCAGTCCTTGTGAATTGAATAGTACTACAATTATTTACATTTCCAAATATTCTTGTATGATCTTCAAAATCTGGTTATTTGCACAGTTAACATGAACCATGCACAGTATTTGCCCCCCTTACATTTGATGTATCTTAATTGTATATTCTCTAGGTTGGTATGATAATTtctgccatttttttttatctcggATTGATCTCCAGACATCACTTTCTTCTCATGTCTAGATAGGTTGGTGGAAAGGTGCTTAAACTGCCTTAACTGGTTATGTAAAAAGCGTATTTCTGATTGCGTGAGACAAGTTAGAACCAGATTCCTTCCACCATGGTGTCCTTTGGACTATTTAACCTTTACAGTCTTGCATCCACGCTAACTTTTCAGCTGTAAATCACTGTACATAAATGCAAGGGTTTGCTTTTTGAGAAGCTAAATATACACAACATTTGCTTACATGTATATCATCAATACATTATATCAGTATTTTTGCTATCTCCGCTTTGCTGTAATTTAAGAAAGTGTTAGCATGGGTTTAATGTTGCATTTACGATGTTCACTAGAATGATATGCACGTAAACACACTGTGTCTCTTCCTACTTTTTCCTCCGTAATTTGATGCTTGATAACTACAGAAATCGGATTTAAATTATTCCAGCAATCTTATCCATGAGTGTATGACTGGGAAATATACTTTAGTGGATTCATTACTCGTGCAACAATTTGAGCATACCATTCATTGACAGAATGAAACCCTCCAATTTCTAATTATGGAGGCACTAAGATTCTAACATGCTCTTGATTTTTCTTGGCTTTGAGGCGTACACTTAGATAATTGTTTTTTACTTTATATTTCTTGTTCCACTGTCTAGATTGAAAATTCAATGCTTGAGATGACAAAATATTTGAGGGCTTACAATTAATTACTAAATGTATACTCATCATGAGAATTATGTTTTTGCTTTGTGATCCTCTGGGTCAGTTACACAGTTATCTGATAGTTTTGAAATTGACATcattcatattttgtttcaATAGATTGAGCATACGTGCAGTGGGTTGGAAccttttgttgttgctgcaaTTCCTACAATGAAATATAGCTCCGAGGCCTTCCATTCAAAAGATGATGCCCAGTAAGTACACTCTGGTCTAGAGTTGACTTACTGCAATTTTTCAGCTCCTATTGATAAGTTTGCATGTTCCTGGCCTCTGTGCTCACTAGTTTCATGAGATTGgctttgtcaaaaaaaaaaaaaggattcaTGACATTGGCTTTGAGAAGTCATTTTCCTCAGATGAACTCTCCTCAGTATGACCAGATATGCAGTTCCTGTTTTACGATTATCACTGAAAAATTAATGCAGAGCATGTGCTATGTCAGTTATCGTGCAGAAGAACGGAATTCACAACCGTAACAGCTTCAATTTAAATAGTGATGATCCAATGTTCCAAGTTCCAAACATTGTTAATATTTGATACAATATGAGTTATGCCATCAGTTGTGAAGCATTTAGACTGGATAGCTGGTTAAGTGATGTCAGTAAGAAACTGAAATGTTACAGTTGAATGGAGATGCAATTTGCCTCCCTAGCTTTTGAGGTAGACGTTTCAATGTTATTTAACGTAATAGTACCATAATGTTTCTTGGACAAGGATTAGAGCTCCTCCTTGCTCTTCTTTCCATTGTTTTTCAGTTTAGGAAATGAGCGGGCCTGCTAGCTGACCCATGAGACTAGCACCTCACTGGGACCACGCTTGCTAACATGACCATTTCTGACATCGGATCTGAGTAATCAAACTCTGTAAATGAACTTTTTTATAGAAACGCCATAAATATCTAAAGTACAATTCACAAACTGTTAAGAATGTCATCATGATTCTTCTATGTATGTGAAATTTTCCTGCATCACGGGCAAAGATAAGCAGAAGTAGCATCTTctaattatattttttatttgtgaAGTTTGAGTCTAGAATTTATTGGTGAAAAATACTGCTAATAGAGGACAATTTTCTTCCTTCATTCTTTTCCATATCTGCCACGTAGTTTCTTCTCCAGCAGATATCATTTGTAATAGAGTCTTCCCATCTAAACAGTGAAACAATCAAGAGAAGAACACTTCTATTTGGATTCTGTTTCCAATTGATGGTGTTTCTTATATACCGTGATATGTGGAGAAACTTAAAGGTCTTTCTCACATAGTATTTGACTGCTGAATCAGATAAGTAACGACCTTTTATTGTGTTTCTTCCACAGGTGCTCCATATGTCTAGGTGAATACAATGAGAGAGAGGTTCTGCGCATCATGCCTACGTGCCGTCATAATTTTCATCTTTCCTGTATAGATATGTGGTTACAGAAGCAAACGACTTGCCCAATATGCCGAATCTCGTTGGACTTGCCCGGTGGAAAAACTATTGCTTCCCCTGCCCGTAGCCCCCCTCAATTATTTGGCCACCCTGAGAGCTCCGTCATTCGATCACCCCATTGGATACTTCCTATTCATCGTGATCGTACTGGAGGAAGAGAAAACAGGCAAACCTCACAAGATTCATTAGAAGTAGTCATTGAAATCCAACATGAAATGCGCTGAGCACTTGGACATAGCGTGGACTAGATACGTTGATGATGCTATTGTTTCCTGTCGAGTTTGGAGGAATTCTGCCATTCGCAGAAATCCTGTGCATCGTTCCTGCAGCTATATTCTGGGCATAGAAACGCAGGCAGTTTTAATGCACGCATGGTGTTTAAGCATTCTTTGTACATAACGGATTGTAGATTAGCAAGTTCCCTTTTTGCCACTCCGTGGCTCTTTGAATGTTCGTTTTGGATGTATACTGGTTGTATATTTCGAAAGGTGCAGTAATACTGAGCAGATTCGGAGCTACGAAAACATTTGTAGCTGCTCTGTTTATCAAGAGATCGCAACTGTTTctgaactgaaaaaaaaaaacgtttagacCTCTGCTTGCCAAGGTGGTATACAACGAGTAACCTTTACACGTTTTACTACGGGACAGTCAGCGCTTCTGAACTGCATGCTGCATTTTCTACTTTCCAGCTTCGATTGCTCATCTTCTCTTCCAATGTTTCAATGCGATAGAGACAAGTTGCATCCTGTGTGGTAAGTACCTACGgctcccctctccttttccccaCCGCGGGCACGGCTCTTGTCCTGTACTCCTGTACCAACATCGGTGACGTCTCATCAGACGATGACGATGACACCTTGTACTGTCCTCCCTTTATCCCCTGTGTTTCTGCACAGTGAGCGGCTTTAAGGACACATCGTCGTCCACGAatggatgttttttttttaacttttttattGACTAACTGATGGTTGTTTCGACACTCAATTGTCGCAGGCTCAGCCTGGCAGTGATTCGACGCCCCGGTGTAAACCGTgtcaagaatttagtaaaAAGGGGAGATTCCCTGCCACTGTAATTATGCAAAAGCTGCAGAAGCGGTGAGCTGGAACGACTGTGGCGCCAGATGAGCGCGTGGCGTCAGAACAGGTAGTCTCGCGCGATTCGGTGCGCAAAGTGGCTGGAGCTGGGAGGGCCGCGTAGGTGCTAGGTAGGGTGCCATCGGCGCATCGACTTGACATCTGCAGAAAGAGAATTTTGGACCAGTGCGGGGGGGTCTAGATATTACCGTAATGCGTGTGGAATTGCAGCAGATGGATTGAGCTAAACTGATCTGGAAACAGCGAAGTGGACagactttttttcttttgacaggAGAAGTGGACAGATTGGGGAGGAGTTTATACATACATCTTGGCTCGGGTTCTTCAGAAACAGATCGCAGAAAATCGACTCTAAAATTTCTGAGTAGAGCCTGTGTTCAGTTGTTCGGGATGACCGTCAATCGGGCTGCGAGCCGGACCTTTTCTATAGTACGCAGAGTACTTCCGGCTGATAAAATCCGATCGCTCTGCCCAGGCCTCACTGATGTAGAGAGCTTCGAACCTTAAACGTAACGTACAACGATACGTTCTGTGGATGCCGATCGAGCGCCGCGGACAGAGGCGGGGATAAACGTCCGTGTGATGCCGCGTCGCTCTTCTCTGGCCAATAGGATATGAAGCCGGTGCAAAGAAGTCGTCGAGGGAGGCATGGGCGAGGAGCTTGCAGGCCGGGACAAACCGCACCGGCCTgcgcgcggcagcggcggattGACCACACCTTGACCTGTGGTTGAGTCGAAGCCGGTgcgcatatatatatttccttCGCGCCAAAGCAAAACCTTCCCTACCCACCGTAGAGCTCTCGGCTACCTTGCTCATGCATGTAATTAAGCCATTgtaaaatgtaaaaaaaatgctctGTATAGTATGCTAGGAaaatgatgttttatatatgtctAAAATTTAAACTTCAAACTCAATCTCGTTTACCGatagtgaaaagaaaagaaatccaGCATGGATAGTGGTTTTTTACTTTTTGGCAATAGTCActtgtatatttttttagtcCTTTCAGATGTAATTGACTTTTGACTTGAAATTTTCCATGTTCATTCATCAGTCTCCaacatttgatatttttctagagttttttttcttctaaatttgTAAATATGGTTGCGCATTTGTCAGAGGATGTGTGGAGATGAATTTTTGGTTAAATAAGATGTTATTTGCCGGTGCACTTGCAGCTCTTGTTAAAAGCCATCCACctcatgttttattttcttgacgACACAGCCACACAGGAACGGGTGTAATTATTGGCCCAAAGGTGTTTACACTTTAATTATCCAACTGCATACATTTACAATTCCTTCAAGAATATACAAAGCATAGAAGCAGCATTCTTCCTTTTGAATTCTTGAAAAGACGGATACCTATATGTGCATGCCGTACGGTTTCCTTCGGCCGGCCAACATTTATATGTAGCTTATGACaatagtactctctccgttccataatatgaGCCACGCACGCACGCGTACCTAAAttctcaatttgattaattagatatgtatatttttttaacaaaaaacgCACCATTAAATTCGTTTTCGAAAgtactttctaatgatataatttttaattatttaattcaTTCAGTTAGCTAAATTGACGATTTAaagatgcgtgcgtgcctcacaTTATGGGATGGAGTGAGTACTACTATTCTTGTTTTGACGAACCTTCGTCAGAGAGCGAGGAGCTCCCGCAATTCATTTAAGAAGAATAGAATGGCCCGGTTTATAAGAAAAACTAGGCCGAAAATCATACAAGAAAGCTCATCCTGCCTAGCTCAACTAGGCCTAGAGAGCCCAACACACCAAAAAACACTATTGCCCACACAACACAAAAACAGCAACGCCCGCGCAACAAAACACACATTCGGGGTCGCCGCCCCGGCGTCCAACCGCCCAAATGCGCCCTGTGCAAACCACCTTCCCCACCTTCGAAGGCCGTCGCCCTGACATCCACCGCTCACAAAGAAGTTGCAACGCCGCACGAGACGGGCTCTCCGTAGCACTAGCCACGTAAGACACACTACTATTCTTGTTTGGATATTAGTTTATTGACTTGTACTTTGGgaagtactccgtataatAAGGATACCCCGAACGTTTATTCAACGAAGAGTACAACTAAAGTTGGATAGCTTTATACTACTCCACAATGCATCGATCGAGTGCCAATTCCGTTTACCACTTTTAAAGACAGTATGTATCTTAATCTGTACCATATGTTCTCTACATATGGCGCACCAACCCcaggtgcatgcatgtgttgtgtAGTCCAGCAGAATCGGCAGGGTATTTTGTCAAAGCCGGGTCTGAAATTGACATGGCGCCGCTATAACCCAACGAAAACGCATTAGACTAGTTGCGGGGAAGAGGCCAAATGGCCAAAAAGTAGCCAAGGAAAGCGAGCTAATCGAAGACCCCCACCTGGCAAACATCCGGAGGCCACCACCTGTCAGTCACCGTCAGAGAGCTGCCCCCACTGGCCCGGCCGTCGTTCGTCAGCCACTTAAGAAATTACCACCGCCGTGAGTTGTGAGATCACTGAGCAATCTGAGTTTAATCCTAATTAAACCCCAGAAAAGCCGGGCCATTTGTTGGGAAGGCGGACAGCGACGTCCGGCGGTCGCCATGCATCTCCCTCTTTGATCTGCACCCAACGAAGATAAGACGAAGCAGCGCAGGCCGGGCTAAAGCCAGGTGCATGCTAATATCAAGCTTAATTAGTTTGAGTGGTGTCTTGTTGTTTGCTCTCAAGGCGCCAGCTCACCGCAAGCCATACACACACTCTCCCGCTCAAACGACGCGTCTTCCTACACCTCCTCCCAGCTGCATgcgcgcggcgccgcctcttctcttctcttctctgcaGGACCTCTGCTTGCTGAGAGCTTTTCACCATGGCGGACCTCACGCTTCTCCCCCGCGGCTTCTTTACCAACCCTTATATACGCCCCTCCACCCTCGTGCACTCCTTGACACCTACCTCTCTCTccgcatcatcatcatcatccagtAGTAGTCCTCTGCGCACAGCGCGCGCACGCACACATCTCGAGACGACGGGTACTTAGCCGGCCGGGCGGCATATATAGGTGT includes:
- the LOC100823078 gene encoding putative RING-H2 finger protein ATL69, producing the protein MLGSGLNLVTTVIGFGMSATFIVFVCARLICGRAVRAEAEAEADVVSLAAARAMVTGAAPFDFDVEFRTADLDRTIEHTCSGLEPFVVAAIPTMKYSSEAFHSKDDAQCSICLGEYNEREVLRIMPTCRHNFHLSCIDMWLQKQTTCPICRISLDLPGGKTIASPARSPPQLFGHPESSVIRSPHWILPIHRDRTGGRENRQTSQDSLEVVIEIQHEMR